A stretch of the Streptosporangium sp. NBC_01755 genome encodes the following:
- a CDS encoding IS1634 family transposase: MYLRSTPRRNKDGTEVRYLQLAHNVWDPVLKRSKVQVVYNFGREDAANREALQRLIASVTRFLDPDAALSAATDGLAFTESRPLGGTWVLDALWRQLEIGKVMKRLLKGRRLDPAAERVLFALVANRALAPCSKLAAARWVNEDVAIDGLLPATSDDACYRAMDWLIEISGKLEEEVFHQVANLLNLEVDLLFFDTTSTYFETEDADEAVPRDAFGQVVPEQDATDDHKRKGFRSFGKSKDHRDDLPQVVIGMAVTRTGIPVRVWSWPGATGDSALIRQVKDDMRDWTLSRIVWVADRGFASERNRLHLRKGDHHYIIGEKLRSGSAEATEALARQGRYQEIRDNLRVKEVRIREDERFIICFNPEAAQRDEKVRERLLAQLATLIEGTDRLNATKRAELRGVISTKPGLNRYLRTTPGGLLRIDAARIKAEENLDGKYLLRTSDPKMTPEDIALGYKQLLEVERGWRDMKQIIDLRPVFHRKEQRIRAHVLLCWLALLLARIAETSTGQTWPALRRELDRITLGTFTGPAGTFRQRTEITKAQRDLLHALKIDAPPRIYQLTPPSR; the protein is encoded by the coding sequence ATGTATCTGCGGTCGACGCCTCGCCGGAACAAGGACGGGACGGAAGTCCGATACCTGCAGCTCGCGCACAACGTGTGGGATCCGGTGTTGAAGCGGTCGAAGGTGCAGGTCGTCTACAACTTCGGCCGCGAGGATGCCGCGAACCGGGAAGCCTTGCAGCGCCTGATCGCCTCGGTCACCCGGTTCCTCGATCCCGACGCCGCCTTGTCGGCGGCGACCGACGGGCTGGCGTTCACCGAGTCCCGACCTCTGGGCGGCACATGGGTGCTGGATGCCCTCTGGCGGCAGTTGGAGATCGGCAAGGTGATGAAACGGCTGCTCAAGGGCCGCCGGCTCGACCCGGCCGCGGAGCGGGTGCTGTTCGCGCTGGTCGCCAACCGGGCCCTGGCCCCCTGCTCCAAGCTCGCGGCGGCCCGCTGGGTGAACGAGGACGTGGCGATCGACGGCCTGCTGCCCGCGACCAGCGACGACGCCTGCTACCGGGCGATGGACTGGCTGATCGAGATCTCCGGAAAGCTCGAGGAAGAGGTGTTCCACCAGGTCGCAAACCTCCTCAACCTCGAGGTCGATCTGCTGTTCTTCGACACCACCTCGACCTACTTCGAGACCGAAGACGCCGACGAAGCCGTGCCTCGCGACGCGTTCGGCCAGGTCGTGCCCGAGCAGGACGCCACCGACGATCACAAGCGCAAGGGGTTCCGGTCGTTCGGCAAGTCCAAGGACCACCGCGATGACCTGCCGCAGGTCGTGATCGGGATGGCCGTCACCCGCACCGGCATCCCCGTCCGGGTGTGGTCCTGGCCCGGCGCGACCGGCGACTCCGCGCTGATCCGGCAGGTCAAGGACGATATGCGGGACTGGACGTTGTCGCGGATCGTGTGGGTCGCCGACCGCGGCTTCGCCTCCGAGCGCAACCGGCTGCACCTGCGCAAGGGCGACCACCACTACATCATCGGAGAGAAGCTCCGCTCCGGATCGGCCGAGGCCACCGAAGCACTCGCCCGTCAGGGCCGCTACCAGGAGATCCGCGACAACCTGCGGGTCAAGGAGGTTCGGATCCGCGAGGACGAGCGGTTCATCATCTGCTTCAACCCCGAGGCCGCGCAGCGGGACGAGAAGGTCCGGGAACGACTGCTCGCCCAGCTCGCGACCTTGATCGAGGGCACCGATCGGCTGAACGCGACCAAACGTGCGGAGCTGCGCGGGGTGATCTCCACCAAGCCCGGCCTGAACCGGTACCTGCGGACCACGCCCGGCGGGCTGCTGCGCATCGACGCCGCGAGAATCAAGGCCGAGGAGAACCTCGACGGCAAGTACCTGCTGCGCACCTCGGACCCGAAGATGACTCCTGAGGACATCGCGCTCGGCTACAAGCAGCTCCTCGAGGTTGAGCGGGGCTGGCGCGACATGAAGCAGATCATCGATCTGCGGCCGGTCTTCCACCGCAAGGAGCAGCGCATCCGCGCGCACGTCCTGCTCTGCTGGCTGGCGCTGCTGCTGGCCCGGATCGCCGAGACCTCCACCGGGCAGACCTGGCCCGCCCTGCGCCGCGAGCTCGACCGGATCACTCTGGGCACCTTCACCGGCCCCGCCGGCACCTTCCGGCAACGCACCGAGATCACCAAAGCCCAGCGCGATCTGCTCCACGCCCTCAAAATCGATGCCCCGCCCAGGATCTACCAGCTCACCCCGCCCAGCCGCTGA
- a CDS encoding DedA family protein, with translation MSSPNVDGVAGWAINLMETLGAPGAGLAIALENLFPPLPSEVILPLAGFTASKGNMGLFDAVLWTTLGSVIGALALYGVGALLGRERVVFIASKLPLVSVSDIEKTEAWFAKHGRKTVFFGRMIPIFRSLISIPAGVERMPIMIFTLLTTLGSLIWNTTFVMAGFLLGEQWDLVEQYMGIVSKTVLGIVILAVVVFLVVRLSDRRKGKHHA, from the coding sequence ATGAGTTCACCGAATGTCGACGGGGTCGCCGGATGGGCGATCAACCTTATGGAAACCCTGGGTGCGCCAGGGGCGGGGCTGGCGATCGCACTCGAGAACCTGTTCCCGCCGCTGCCCAGCGAGGTGATCCTGCCGCTGGCCGGATTCACCGCGAGCAAGGGGAACATGGGGCTGTTCGACGCCGTGCTCTGGACGACCCTGGGATCGGTGATCGGCGCGCTGGCGCTGTACGGGGTCGGGGCCCTGCTGGGCCGCGAACGCGTGGTGTTCATCGCCTCCAAGCTGCCGCTGGTCAGCGTCTCCGACATTGAGAAGACCGAGGCGTGGTTCGCCAAGCACGGAAGGAAGACCGTCTTCTTCGGCCGGATGATCCCCATCTTCCGGAGCCTCATCTCGATCCCGGCGGGGGTCGAGCGCATGCCCATTATGATCTTCACCCTCCTCACCACCCTGGGCAGCCTCATCTGGAACACGACCTTCGTGATGGCGGGGTTCCTGCTCGGTGAGCAGTGGGATCTGGTCGAGCAGTACATGGGGATCGTCTCGAAGACCGTGCTGGGCATCGTGATCCTCGCCGTGGTGGTCTTCCTGGTGGTCAGGCTGTCCGACAGGCGCAAGGGCAAGCACCACGCCTGA
- a CDS encoding NUDIX domain-containing protein, with product MSKRSRRIDYWQDPDAPKPTSRKPSASVFVRNDEGAVLLLKRTDNDLWTIPTGGLEKGETVAQCAIRECEEETGLKVEITGLVGVFSSPDHVIVYMHENKVDEVRQPVNVCLRARVVGGTIEPDPREAQEVRWVAPTDLGDHPVHPALQRRIEIGLSDQAPYLE from the coding sequence GTGAGCAAGCGCAGCCGCCGGATCGACTACTGGCAAGATCCTGACGCTCCCAAGCCGACCAGCCGCAAGCCGTCGGCGAGCGTGTTCGTCCGCAATGACGAAGGCGCCGTGCTGCTGCTGAAGCGCACCGACAACGACCTGTGGACCATCCCCACGGGCGGCCTCGAGAAAGGCGAGACCGTCGCGCAGTGCGCCATCCGCGAGTGCGAGGAGGAGACCGGCCTGAAAGTCGAGATCACCGGTCTCGTCGGGGTCTTCTCCTCTCCGGACCACGTGATCGTCTACATGCACGAGAACAAGGTCGACGAGGTGCGGCAACCGGTCAATGTCTGCCTGCGGGCCCGCGTGGTCGGAGGCACGATAGAGCCAGACCCCCGCGAAGCGCAGGAGGTGCGCTGGGTGGCTCCCACTGACCTGGGCGACCATCCCGTTCATCCCGCCCTGCAGCGCCGCATCGAGATCGGCCTGAGCGATCAAGCGCCGTACCTGGAGTAG
- a CDS encoding GNAT family N-acetyltransferase, whose product MALLTTARLTVRDWSPEDSRDALAIYGTPEVTRWLSPAMNRLDGEHAMRTTLEAWQRNRDTLTPPLGRWAIVRNSDQRIIGGLSLRYLPPDEEDIEIGWQLAPDFWGHGYATEAGRALAGWAFSIGAHELVAVVRVNNERAAGTARRIGMQWVGETDKYYETRLNVYRLWPSDLTSAQEDELRL is encoded by the coding sequence ATGGCGTTACTGACCACCGCCCGCCTCACGGTACGCGACTGGAGTCCCGAGGACTCCCGCGATGCTCTGGCCATCTACGGCACACCGGAGGTCACCCGGTGGCTGTCCCCGGCGATGAACCGGCTCGACGGCGAGCATGCCATGCGGACCACACTAGAGGCATGGCAACGCAACCGTGACACCCTGACGCCCCCGCTCGGCCGCTGGGCGATCGTCCGCAACTCCGACCAGCGGATCATCGGCGGCCTCTCCCTGAGATACCTGCCGCCCGACGAGGAGGACATCGAGATCGGCTGGCAGCTCGCCCCCGACTTCTGGGGCCACGGCTACGCCACCGAGGCCGGCCGGGCCCTGGCCGGGTGGGCCTTCTCCATCGGCGCCCACGAACTCGTCGCGGTCGTGCGGGTGAACAACGAGCGCGCCGCCGGCACGGCCAGGCGCATCGGCATGCAGTGGGTCGGTGAGACGGACAAGTACTACGAGACGCGTCTCAACGTCTACCGGCTCTGGCCCAGCGACCTCACCTCGGCCCAGGAGGACGAGCTCCGGCTCTGA
- a CDS encoding isochorismate synthase, which translates to MSVALGSIRPLVVRTTSVDDPGDLFARLPETAPYAWVRRGEGLVAWGEALRLEVPPGPRRFDWARDLLSDLFGEADVDDDVTTPGSGPVAFGSFTFDPESRGSVLLVPRTILARRDGRAWLTTVGEQRLDAVTPLRDPGRIRYGDGSLSAPEWEHAVARAVRRIRSGQLEKTVLARDLTAVAERAIDVRLLLTRLADRYPECYTFSCAGLVGATPELLVRRTGETVESLVLAGTIARGSDRADDMARGAALFSSEKDRHEHACAVTSVREALDPLCAELKIPEEPELLVLPNVQHLASPVTGRLSVGASVLDVVAAMHPTAAVGGTPTGVALGVIRELEGMDRAGYAGPVGWIDARGDGEWGIALRCAQIEGPRARLFAGCGIMGDSDPASELAEAQAKLRVMQYALEG; encoded by the coding sequence GTGAGTGTAGCGCTCGGATCAATCCGTCCTCTCGTGGTGAGAACCACCTCCGTCGACGACCCCGGCGACCTGTTCGCACGACTGCCGGAGACCGCGCCCTACGCCTGGGTCAGGCGCGGGGAGGGCCTCGTGGCCTGGGGTGAGGCCCTGCGCCTGGAGGTGCCGCCCGGCCCCCGGCGTTTCGACTGGGCCCGCGACCTGCTGTCGGACCTCTTCGGCGAGGCGGACGTCGACGACGACGTGACGACCCCCGGCTCGGGTCCCGTCGCCTTCGGCTCGTTCACCTTCGACCCGGAGTCGCGCGGGTCGGTCCTCCTCGTCCCCCGGACCATCCTCGCCCGCCGCGACGGCCGCGCCTGGCTGACCACCGTCGGCGAGCAGCGGCTCGACGCCGTCACCCCGCTCCGCGACCCGGGCAGGATCCGGTACGGCGACGGCAGTCTGAGCGCGCCGGAGTGGGAGCACGCCGTGGCCCGCGCCGTCCGGCGGATCAGATCGGGCCAGCTGGAGAAGACGGTGCTCGCCCGCGACCTGACCGCCGTCGCGGAACGGGCGATCGACGTCCGCCTGCTGCTGACCCGCCTGGCCGACCGCTACCCGGAGTGCTATACCTTCTCCTGCGCGGGGCTGGTCGGTGCCACCCCCGAGCTGCTGGTCCGGCGTACCGGGGAGACCGTCGAGTCCCTGGTGCTGGCCGGTACGATCGCGCGGGGCAGCGACAGGGCGGACGACATGGCGCGCGGCGCGGCCCTGTTCTCCTCGGAGAAGGACCGCCACGAGCACGCCTGCGCGGTCACGTCGGTACGGGAGGCGCTCGACCCGCTCTGCGCCGAGCTGAAGATCCCCGAGGAGCCCGAACTCCTGGTGCTCCCCAACGTCCAGCACCTGGCCAGCCCGGTGACCGGACGGCTGTCGGTGGGGGCCTCGGTCCTGGACGTGGTGGCGGCCATGCACCCGACCGCCGCCGTCGGCGGCACCCCGACCGGGGTGGCGCTCGGCGTCATCCGTGAGCTCGAGGGCATGGACCGCGCCGGTTACGCCGGTCCTGTCGGCTGGATCGACGCGCGGGGGGACGGCGAGTGGGGGATCGCGCTGCGCTGCGCCCAGATCGAGGGCCCCCGGGCCCGGCTGTTCGCCGGCTGCGGCATCATGGGCGACTCCGATCCCGCGTCCGAGCTCGCCGAGGCGCAGGCCAAGCTCCGGGTGATGCAGTACGCCCTGGAGGGCTGA
- a CDS encoding SGNH/GDSL hydrolase family protein, with protein MTVLTGLAALVVAQAAPAGATQAGQPWRPVVMAALGDSISAGFNACGWYVTCASHSWSTGDHRDVRSHYLRLREADVALAGHNVNLAVPGSTSADLAGQVKQAIDRRADYVTVLVGAQDACASEERLMTSVAVYESRVAGALALLRTARPDARVFVASIPDLRRLWQAGRNNLVARGFWAVGRICPTVLAHPTSTSAADQARRDRVRARVIGFNAALARVCAVYGPNCRFDGNEVFRQAFTLSHISMWDFFHPNAAGQRLIAEKTYGAMRDWLAEDDREPVLAP; from the coding sequence GTGACAGTACTCACAGGGCTGGCCGCCCTTGTGGTCGCCCAGGCCGCTCCGGCCGGGGCGACACAGGCGGGGCAACCCTGGCGGCCGGTGGTCATGGCCGCACTCGGAGACTCCATCAGCGCGGGGTTCAACGCCTGCGGGTGGTACGTCACCTGCGCCTCGCACTCCTGGTCGACCGGTGATCATCGCGATGTCAGGAGCCACTACCTGAGGCTACGCGAGGCGGATGTGGCACTCGCGGGGCACAATGTGAACCTCGCCGTCCCCGGCTCCACCAGTGCCGACCTGGCCGGGCAGGTGAAGCAGGCGATCGACCGCCGCGCCGACTACGTGACGGTCCTGGTCGGCGCCCAGGACGCCTGTGCGTCCGAGGAGCGGCTGATGACCTCCGTGGCCGTCTACGAGAGCCGGGTGGCCGGGGCCCTGGCGCTGTTGCGGACGGCCAGGCCCGACGCCCGGGTGTTCGTGGCGAGCATCCCCGACCTCAGACGGCTCTGGCAGGCCGGCAGGAACAACCTGGTGGCACGCGGGTTCTGGGCGGTGGGCCGGATCTGTCCCACCGTGCTGGCGCACCCCACCTCGACCTCGGCGGCCGACCAGGCCCGCCGTGACCGTGTGCGCGCCCGGGTGATCGGGTTCAACGCCGCACTCGCCAGGGTCTGCGCGGTGTACGGCCCGAACTGCCGGTTCGACGGCAACGAGGTGTTCAGGCAGGCGTTCACGCTGAGCCACATCAGCATGTGGGACTTCTTCCATCCCAACGCCGCGGGCCAGCGGCTGATCGCGGAGAAGACCTACGGCGCGATGCGCGACTGGCTCGCCGAGGACGACCGGGAACCCGTCCTCGCCCCCTGA